From a region of the Cyclopterus lumpus isolate fCycLum1 chromosome 5, fCycLum1.pri, whole genome shotgun sequence genome:
- the LOC117730651 gene encoding LOW QUALITY PROTEIN: rootletin-like (The sequence of the model RefSeq protein was modified relative to this genomic sequence to represent the inferred CDS: deleted 1 base in 1 codon) yields the protein MSGAENPDTDSNKLESVIQRLEESVLSEEKWLTVRGPSPDAPPTCLPARVREIVTKNLNDTSGAMSSVMSLQEENRVLQGELVRLEDLLAHSRADRDELAIKYGAISERLEQALLFETGDGDHDSLESRSLAQQNVDLRRRLDEEQAAYKRKLTAYQEGQQRQAQLVQKLQAKVLQYKKRCGDLEQMVQERSTELEKHRLSSPSESSNGRHQDESSSNLEDALIRLEEEQQRSSSLSAVNAMLREQLEQASLANEALSQDIRKLTADWTKAREELEQKESDWRREEESFHSYFSTEHSRLLMLWRQVVGFRRHVCELKSATERDLSDMRNELARASHSAQVSCAGVSAALNTREAGAALVLEREKALRIQLEQQLRERVGEMMNLQTRTDAERSELNVRLSESVREAERLKGQIEERDREMVVLMRRLEEQSGNDETEIQAMRAHTETLLDTMRDIAQTVLSDGESSSEADQDNSGAPLLALSRGFSPHRSSSSRRSSSPSRASSLAPLSEAALSALRSAVTNKMLHLQDVRGRLLSAQSSVQQLRKQLSETDLAKRDAEQRYQTLQRERDAAQRERETTQREKDRLKQERDTLASEKGSLEKSLQAAQSSNQMLQMDCEKLQLTVASSQRERGHEREEKEAATQERQRAKAETQRIQKQWDQSESRASAQRGELSAVKETHQQVEIERQLLEREKDQLTEALARAEGSNAELSLLLNKLQSEDAALRDSLAKMGSMNEGLAEDKTDLNNYILKLEEGKAILQAQKREAEQEKLTIRDELVRLEQDRLELDSARITLHQSLQDLELSRVGTEAELLSLSAERFKLQEKVTQLCGEVTSLGSELTLARGEGQRIEMALEEAGRGRAELARDKAALVVQLTASERENAVLSEELTAFRSERESLETSLFEVQQQLLQVESHREQLETENQNLRVRCETAAAELRRARSDGENVLAQAEREKQALTQTLNAAQLEAQQALRKAISEHQEEVERLVSEKEVVRHSLLMEHEVTLRRLRQEAEDQLRRAERESEELQDELRSLKHDRDQSLLQAETEKQQALSLKEAEKTVLSDRVSTLQAELSAAALEAERMSREAAHYKEQEQIRIGALTSELLELRSQLEDAASVHERELHSLRETCTDLQSRADVALKELDQCRASLSANEECRDQLRRDLLDSERRLNQTQDAAENNRREGTELRRNLADITKERDTLGQSNTQLRGTLRSAETERISVKRQCEEKEQRLAVLEETLSSNQKEVTELRSCLREVERSRLEARRELQELRRQLKVLDGEKEQRGREVAELQTRLSLEEQREEEKGKEVFTLKQKLTEAETARDSLKKELSVTQKRLLESESGWRGCESELTAQLQEARGCEKKMQDEAKNLALRAQAAQDSAALSILQLSEAQGRLAATEAELTRADAGRRDLEFRLSSLQSALTRTLGIGAGGRGGRGRSPGGSSTSPGTMSRHHSISPLRSSLSPPKEFRGSTPDNTLGSVSPERGETPLPLPQPELDPDTLRSDLRDFLLELRGAQRERDDALCQLGALQQELEELSGERDSALIRLTHLENTLQEYQEGKRGVDERLTTTHILLQQSEEMVRRGDRERRALSDRVKDLERALQTSEMDRKHTQDQLNKQRAAEMRLEAEKRRLREALEAAEARATRVELGRRSLEGELQRLKLSLGDQESDSQASQERHDSLLKRVAEGEACVSLLQREVERLSQALLKAQEGESVLNEKFSSLKKSLQEAAASHNSTQSCLTTLQKTLSVAEQDKRLLQERMDEARASLVEGKRNMVALTERAQSLQSELDQSELKREEVEAELNNTQEALRQRSASAAEAQRSAHSAQTERAAVEERLRGLQRAVAMLETEKKDAERQAVRLEKDKDALRNTLDKVERQKLKTEEGSMRLSAEKRCLDRSLNSTEQELQEAQQQILMLQTQLAEMEQSHSLCESLVRQRDEAQQEAERLRTSFRDVERTLGTRERAHRHRIKGLEEQVSTLKEQLQQEMKRRQPSLPSSFLSPGK from the exons CTGGAGCAGGCGCTACTCTTTGAGACGGGAGACGGGGATCACGATTCACTTGAGTCCCGCAGCCTGGCGCAGCAGAATGTGGACTTACGACGGCGGCTGGACGAGGAGCAGGCGGCCTACAAGCGTAAACTTACTGCATACCAGGAGGGTCAGCAGAGGCAGGCGCAGCTCGTGCAGAAGTTGCAGGCCAAG GTACTTCAGTACAAAAAGAGGTGTGGGGATCTAGAGCAGATGGTGCAGGAGCGGTCCACAGAGTTGGAGAAGCACAGGCTGAGT AGCCCCAGTGAATCATCAAATGGTCGCCATCAAGACGAGTCAAGCAGCAACCTGGAGGACGCTTTAATCCGTCTGGAGGAAGAACAACAGAG GAGCAGCAGTTTGTCCGCAGTGAATGCCATGCTGAGAGAGCAGCTGGAGCAGGCCAGTTTGGCCAATGAAGCTCTCAGCCAGGACATCCGCAAGCTCACCGCTGACTGGACAAAAGCCAGGGAGGAACTGGAACAAAAGGAGTCTgactggaggagagaagaggag TCTTTCCACAGTTACTTCAGTACTGAGCACAGTCGACTGCTGATGCTGTGGCGGCAAGTGGTTGGGTTTCGGAGGCACGTCTGTGAACTGAAGAGCGCCACTGAAAG GGACTTGTCAGATATGCGTAACGAGCTGGCTCGGGCATCCCACTCTGCTCAGGTGTCTTGTGCAGGTGTGTCTGCCGCGCTGAACACGCGGGAGGCAGGAGCAGCTCTGGTCCTGGAGCGGGAGAAAGCTCTGCGGAttcagctggagcagcagctgagagAGCGAGTGGGAGAGATGATGAATCTTCAGACCCGAACAGACGCAGAGAGAAGTGAGCTCAACGTCAG GCTGTCGGAGTCAGTTCGAGAGGCCGAGAGACTAAAGGGACAAattgaggagagagacagagaaatggTCGTACTGATGAGAAGGCTTGAG GAGCAGAGTGGTAACGATGAGACTGAGATACAGGCGATGAGAGCTCACACGGAGACGCTGTTAGACACCATGCGGGACATCGCTCAG acGGTTTTGTCCGATGGAGAGTCGTCATCGGAGGCAGACCAGGACAACTCTGGGGCTCCGCTGCTAGCGTTGAGCCGGGGTTTCTCCCCTCACCGCTCCTCATCTTCTCGCAGGTCATCCTCCCCCTCTCGGGCCTCCTCCCTGGCTCCTCTTTCTGAGGCGGCGTTGTCAGCTCTGCGCTCTGCAGTCACTAACAAGATGCTCCATCTGCAG GATGTGCGAGGGCGTCTGCTCTCTGCCCAGTCCTCGGTTCAACAGTTACGCAAGCAGCTTTCAGAGACTGATTTGGCTAAAAGAGATGCCGAACAGCGATACCAaactctgcagagagagagggatgctgctcagagagagagagagaccacacagagagaaaaggaccGCCTGAAGCAGGAGAGAGACACACTGGCTAG TGAGAAGGGGAGCTTGGAGAAGAGCTTGCAGGCAGCACAGAGCAGCAACCAGATGCTGCAGATGGACTGTGAGAAGCTTCAGCTGACCGTGGCGTCCTCTCAGCGAGAACGAGGtcacgagagggaggagaaggaggccgCCACTCAGGAGAGACAGCGGGCAAAGGCAGAGACTCAGAGGAT ACAAAAGCAGTGGGATCAGAGTGAAAGCCGAGCCTCTGCTCAGCGAGGAGAGCTGTCTGCAGTGAAGGAGACTCACCAGCAGGTGGAGATTGAGCGGCAGCTGCTGGAGCGAGAGAAAGACCAACTTACTGAAGCACTTGCTCGg GCTGAGGGCAGTAACGCTGAGCTCTCTCTGCTGCTCAACAAGCTGCAGTCTGAGGATGCAGCTCTCAGGGACTCTCTGGCCAAGATGGGAAGCATGAACGAGGGATTGGCCGAGGACAAAACTGACCTTAACAATTACATTCTCAAG ctggaggaagggaaggcCATCCTGCAGGCCCAGAAACGGGAGGCGGAGCAGGAGAAGTTGACCATCAGAGATGAGCTGGTCCGGTTGGAGCAGGACCGGCTGGAGCTGGACTCAGCCCGCATCACGCTGCACCAGTCGCTGCAGGACCTTGAGCTAAGCCGGGTGGGGACGGAGGCAGAGCTACTGAGTCTCAGTGCCGAGAGATTTAAGCTACAGGAGAAAGTCACACAG CTTTGTGGTGAGGTGACCTCTCTGGGATCAGAGCTGACTCTTGCCAGAGGAGAGGGCCAGAGGATCGAGATGGCTTTAGAAGAAGCTGGCCGCGGTCGAGCAGAACTGGCCCGAGACAAAGCAGCACTGGTGGTCCAGCTGACGGCATCTGAGAGAGAAAACGCTGTGCTGTCAGAGGAACTAACTGCTTTCAG GTCTGAGCGGGAGTCGCTGGAAACCAGTCTGTTTgaggtgcagcagcagcttcttcaGGTGGAGTCTCATCGGGAGCAGCTGGAGACGGAGAACCAAAACCTTCGAGTCCGCTGTGAgactgcagcag CTGAACTAAGGCGTGCTCGCTCGGATGGGGAGAATGTGTTGGCCCAggctgaaagagagaaacaggcTCTGACTCAGACTCTAAATGCTGCACAGCTGGAGGCCCAGCAGGCTTTACGCAAGGCCATCTCTGAAcatcaggaggaggtggagaggctgGTCTCAGAAAAG GAAGTCGTGCGTCACAGCCTGCTGATGGAGCATGAGGTCACCCTGCGGAGACTCCGGCAGGAGGCGGAGGATCAGCTCCgcagggcagagagagaaagcgaggaGCTGCAGGATGAACTGAGGAGTCTCAAGCATGACAGAGATCAGAGTCTGCTGCAGGCTGAGACGGAGAAACAACAG gCCCTTTCTCTGAAGGAGGCAGAAAAAACAGTTTTGTCTGACAGGGTGTCCACCCTGCAGGCCGAGCTGTCAGCTGCAGCCCTGGAGGCAGAGCGAATGTCGAGAGAGGCAGCTCATTACaaagagcaggagcag ATCAGAATTGGGGCTCTGACCAGCGAGCTGCTGGAGCTTCGCTCTCAGCTGGAAGATGCAGCTTCTGTTCATGAAAGGGAACTCCACAGTCTACGAGAGACTTGCACTGATCTTCAGTCACGTGCTGATGTTGCTCTCAAAGAG CTGGACCAGTGCAGAGCTTCTCTCTCAGCTAACGAGGAGTGTCGAGACCAGCTGAGGCGAGACTTGTTGGACAGTGAGCGACGTCTCAACCAAACTCAGGATGCAGCAGAAAACAACAGAAGAGAGGGGACAGAGCTGCGACGTAACCTCGCTGACATCACCAAGGAGAGGGACACTCTCGGCCAATCGAATACTCAGCTGAGAGGAACTCTACGAAGTGCAGAAACGGAGAGAATCAG CGTGAAGAGACagtgtgaggagaaggagcagaggcTGGCTGTGCTGGAGGAGACTCTGTCATCTAATCAGAAGGAGGTGACGGAGCTGCGGAGCTGCCTGAGAGAAGTTGAACGGTCACGGCTTGAAGCTCGAAGAGAACTCCAGGAGCTCCGCAGACAG CTGAAGGTTCTtgatggagagaaggagcagagagggagggaggtggcaGAGCTGCAGACTCGCCTGTCACTGGAggagcaaagagaggaggagaaggggaaagAGGTTTTCACCCTCAAACAGAAGTTAACTGAGGCTGAAACAGCGCGAGACTCCCTCAAGAAAGAA ctTTCTGTGACTCAAAAGCGCCTGCTGGAGTCGGAGTCGGGGTGGCGGGGCTGCGAGAGCGAACTGACTGCTCAGCTGCAGGAGGCGCGTGGCTGCGAGAAGAAGATGCAGGATGAAGCCAAGAATTTGGCCCTGCGCGCTCAGGCGGCTCAGGACTCTGCCGCTCTTTCCATCCTGCAGCTGAGCGAGGCCCAGGGCCGCCTGGCCGCCACAGAGGCGGAGCTAACCCGGGCTGATGCCGGGAGGAGGGACCTGGAGTTTCGTCTGAGCAGCCTTCAGTCTGCACTGACGCGAACACTGGGCATCGGAGCAGGCGGCAGGGGAGGCAGGGGGCGGAGCCCAGGGGGGAGCTCCACATCACCAGGAACCATGTCACGCCACCACAGCATCTCCCCACTGCGCTCCTCCCTGTCGCCTCCTAAAG AATTCCGAGGAAGTACCCCTGACAATACTTTAGGCTCTGTGTCGCCTGAGAGGGGGGAGACACCGCTGCCTCTCCCTCAGCCAGAGCTGGACCCCGACACACTGCGAAGCGATCTGAGAGACTTCCTCCTGGAGCTGCGTggggcacagagagagagg GATGATGCTCTCTGCCAGCTGGGGGCCctgcagcaggagctggaggagctgtcaGGGGAACGGGACTCTGCTCTGATTCGTCTCACTCACCTGGAAAACACCTTACAGGAATACCAAGAAG GAAAGCGTGGAGTGGACGAGCGTCTGACCACCACTCACATTTTGCTCCAGCAGTCGGAGGAGatggtgaggagaggagacagagagaggagagctcTCAGCGACAGGGTGAAGGATTTAGAGCGAGCGCTACAGACCTCTGAAATGGATAGAAAacatacccag GATCAGTTAAATAAGCAGCGTGCTGCTGAGATGCGTCTGGAGGCGGAGAAGAGGCGTCTGCGGGAAGCGCTGGAGGCAGCTGAAGCCCGGGCCACCAGGGTGGAGCTGGGGAGGCGCAGTCTGGAGGGGGAGCTGCAGAGACTCAAACTGAGTCTGGGAGACCAGGAGTCTGACAGCCAGGCCTCCCAGGAGCGCCATGACTCTCTACTAAAACGG GTGGCAGAAGGAGAagcctgtgtgtctctgctccAGAGAGAGGTGGAGCGGCTGAGCCAGGCTCTGCTCAAAGCTCAGGAAGGTGAGTCTGTACTCAATGAGAAGTTCTCTTCCCTCAAAAAGAGCCTGCAGGAGGCAGCAGCTTCTCACAACAGCACACAGAGTTGTCTGACCACTCTGCAGAAGACGCTGAGTGTGGCCGAACAGGATAAAAGGCTTCTGCAG GAACGAATGGATGAAGCCCGGGCGTCATTAGTGGAGGGGAAAAGGAACATGGTTGCCCTCACTGAGCGCGCACAAAGCTTGCAGAGTGAGCTGGACCAGAGCGAGCTGAAACGGGAGGAAGTGGAAGCTGAGCTCAACAACACTCAAGAG GCTCTACGTCAGCGCTCAGCCAGTGCTGCAGAGGCTCAGCGCAGCGCCCACTCAGCTCAAACAGAGCGCGCCGCCGTGGAGGAGCGGCTGCGTGGGCTGCAGCGAGCGGTCGCCATGCTCGAGACTGAGAAAAAAGATGCTGAGAGGCAGGCTGTGAGGCTGGAGAAAGACAAGGATGCACTGAGGAATACACTGGATAAG GTTGAACGTCAGAAGCTGAAAACTGAGGAAGGCAGCATGCGACTGTCTGCAGAGAAAAGGTGCTTGGATCGCTCTCTGAACTCCACAGAACAGGAGCTGCAGGAAGCACAGCAACAGATACTGATGCTGCAG ACTCAGCTGGCTGAGATGGAGCAGTCCCACAGTCTGTGTGAGAGTTTGGTGAGGCAGCGTGACGAGGCCCAGCAGGAGGCGGAGAGACTGAGGACCAGCTTCAGGGACGTTGAGCGAACGCTGGGAACCAGAGAACGAGCTCACCGACACAGAATCAAAGGCCTGGaggagcag GTGTCCACCCTGAAGGAGCAGCTGCAACAAGAAATGAAACGGCGGCAACCGTCTCTTCCATCCTCCTTTTTGTCACCAGGAAAGTGA
- the sdhb gene encoding succinate dehydrogenase [ubiquinone] iron-sulfur subunit, mitochondrial yields the protein MSVACLTSLSRCGVLASRSPAGLVAVRYAQTAAAPAAQPRIKKFQIYRWDPDTPGDKPRMQTYDIDLNTCGPMVLDALIKIKNEMDSTLTFRRSCREGICGSCAMNINGGNTLACLNKIDTNISKPSKIYPLPHMYVVKDLVPDMSNFYAQYKSIEPYLKKKDDSKEGKEQYLQTVEDRQKLDGLYECILCACCSTSCPSYWWNGDKYLGPAVLMQAYRWMIDSRDEFTEERLSKLQDPFSLYRCHTIMNCTKTCPKGLNPGKAIAEIKKMMATYKEKQAAAV from the exons ATGTCGGTTGCTTGTCTCACGTCCTTGAGCCGCTGTGGTGTTTTGGCGTCCCGCTCCCCTGCAGGATTGGTG GCGGTGCGTTATGCCCAAACAGCAGCGGCTCCAGCAGCTCAACCCAGAATAAAGAAGTTTCAGATATACAGATGGGACCCAGACACTCCGGGAGACAAACCCCGCATGCAGACCTATGACATCGACCTTAACAC TTGTGGCCCAATGGTTCTTGATGCCCTGATCAAGATAAAAAATGAAATGGACTCCACTCTGACCTTTCGCCGTTCCTGCAGAGAAG GTATTTGTGGATCCTGTGCAATGAACATTAATGGAGGAAACACACTTGCATGTCTCAACAAGATCGACACCAACATTAGCAAGCCGTCTAAGATTTACCCTCTTCCACATATGTATGTGGTCAAGGACCTGGTACCG GACATGAGTAACTTCTATGCACAGTACAAATCTATTGAGCCCTacctgaagaagaaggatgactcaaaggaagggaaggagcaGTACCTGCAGACGGtggaagacagacagaaactg GACGGGCTGTACGAATGCATCCTGTGTGCCTGCTGCAGTACGAGCTGCCCCAGCTACTGGTGGAACGGAGACAAATACCTTGGGCCGGCTGTGctgatgcag GCATATCGTTGGATGATCGACTCACGAGACGAATTCACAGAGGAACGTCTGTCCAAGCTGCAGGATCCTTTCTCCCTCTACCGATGCCACACTATCATGAACTGCACCAAGACTTGTCCCAAG GGCCTGAACCCAGGAAAGGCGATAGCTGAGATCAAAAAGATGATGGCCACGTACAAGGAGAAGCAGGCAGCTGCTGTCTGA
- the mfap2 gene encoding microfibrillar-associated protein 2 translates to MRVLLLICLPALLLAQAQYQERFSFLEDYGPDYFPDSENPDSPPGTFQQQVRLEPVIRPEKSESDLETEPTEPGPLDCREEQYPCTRLYSVHKPCKQCLNSLCFYSLRRVYIINKEVCVRTVCAHEELLRADLCRDQFSRCGVAALSGQCASIGGSCGKSCGGC, encoded by the exons ATGagagtcctgctcctcatctGTCTGCCAG CTCTGCTGCTCGCCCAGGCTCAGTACCAAGAACGGTTTTCTTTTTTGG AGGACTATGGGCCGGATTATTTTCCAG ACTCTGAAAATCCTGATTCTCCTCCTGGAACCTTCCAGCAACAGGTTCGCCTCGAGCCAGTGATCCGTCCAGAAAAATCCG AGTCCGATTTGGAGACGGAGCCAACAGAGCCTGGCCCTCTGG ATTGCAGAGAGGAGCAGTATCCCTGCACCAGACTCTACTCTGTTCACAAGCCATGCAAGCAGTGCTTAAACAGCCTCTGCTTCTACAG CTTGCGACGGGTGTACATCATCAACAAGGAGGTTTGCGTTCGGACTGTGTGCGCACATGAAGAGTTGCTCAGAG CGGACCTGTGTCGTGATCAGTTCTCTCGCTGTGGCGTAGCGGCGCTGAGCGGCCAGTGTGCATCAATAGGAGGAAGCTGCGGAAAAAGCTGTGGTGGCTGCTGA
- the mrpl20 gene encoding 39S ribosomal protein L20, mitochondrial produces MVFLTLSCWIRSRGPDRYWKVQEVLKHARHFRGRKNRCYSLAVRAVRRAFVYATTARKLKKRNMRTLWITRIAAASREHGLKYPILIHNLTKTSVQLNRRVISDLAVTEPRSFLSLAKLARARQQEGFRAALGDGKEPSGVFSRVVLLQ; encoded by the exons ATGGTGTTCCTGACGCTGTCTTGTTGGATCAGAAGCCGTGGACCTGACCGATATTGGAAAGTTCAAGAAGTTCTCAAACATGCACGG CACTTCAGAGGCAGAAAGAACCGCTGCTACAGTCTGGCTGTGCGGGCGGTCAGGAGAGCTTTCGTCTACGCCACCACAGCGCGGAAGCTCAAGAAGCGCAACATGAGAACC CTCTGGATCACACGCATTGCAGCAGCATCACGAGAGCACGGCCTGAAGTATCCCATTCTTATACACAACCTCACCAAG ACAAGCGTTCAGCTCAACCGACGTGTAATCAGTGATCTGGCTGTCACAGAACCTCGGTCATTCCTCTCACTTGCAAAGCTGGCGCGGGCTAGGCAACAGGAAGGCTTCCGTGCAGCGTTGGGTGACGGCAAAGAGCCTTCTGGTGTCTTCTCCCGTGTTGTTCTGTTACAGTAA